The Thamnophis elegans isolate rThaEle1 chromosome Z, rThaEle1.pri, whole genome shotgun sequence genome contains a region encoding:
- the TMEM129 gene encoding E3 ubiquitin-protein ligase TM129 — translation MGGSMEAPAAATFTLAYLVMAFCFVFPPCEFHLAGLTVQNLLGNWLGSEDVAFVHYHLRRGTGTLLAHAALPLGYYFGMCFAAPEKQLSTISEASELWKTFFVGAVLLLILAVTFAFLWSRDGWSRHPLVQNLSCYALAPHGTWQTVASSIDTEFRRIDKFATGPPGGRLIVTDSWIIKVTTYSFHVAPQRDIQMSVIASRQQEILPEAGMPAQFLTIRVASVNPHVKPFDIRLNSSEYRELQDKLRAPIRNAANVVIHQTLSDLFLETFISLVEKNPPYLVPSDQELDLCIGCMQSPANVKLLKNCDEPDEGICQLCFCYPMWCLLCMGKWFASQQDQQHPETWLSSHVPCPTCRAKFCILDVCFLE, via the exons ATGGGGGGCTCCATGGAGGCCCCCGCGGCGGCCACCTTCACGCTGGCCTACCTGGTGATGGCCTTCTGCTTCGTCTTCCCTCCCTGCGAGTTCCACCTGGCCGGCCTGACGGTGCAGAACCTGCTGGGCAACTGGCTGGGCAGCGAGGACGTGGCTTTCGTCCACTACCACCTGCGGAGGGGCACCGGCACCCTCCTGGCCCACGCCGCCCTGCCCTTGG GCTACTACTTTGGAATGTGCTTTGCGGCGCCCGAAAAACAGCTGAGCACCATCTCCGAGGCGTCAGAGCTGTGGAAAACTTTCTTCGTGGGAGCCGTCCTCCTCCTGATCCTCGCAGTCACCTTCGCCTTCCTCTGGTCTCGGGACGGCTGGTCCCGCCACCCGCTGGTCCAGAACCTCTCCTGCTACGCCCTGGCACCCCACGGCACCTGGCAGACCGTGGCCTCCTCCATCGACACCGAATTCCGGCGGATCGATAAGTTTGCCACGGGGCCGCCGGGGGGCCGCCTGATTGTGACCGACAGCTGGATTATCAAAGTGACCACCTACTCCTTCCACGTGGCCCCACAAAGGGACATCCAGATGTCCGTCATAGCCTCGAGGCAGCAGGAGATCTTGCCGGAGGCTGGCATGCCGGCTCAGTTCCTCACCATCCGCGTGGCCAGCGTCAATCCCCACGTCAAACCCTTCGACATCCG GCTCAACTCGTCGGAATACAGGGAGCTGCAGGACAAGCTCCGGGCCCCGATCCGTAACGCAGCCAACGTGGTCATCCACCAGACCCTGAGTGACCTCTTTCTGGAGACCTTCATCTCCCTGGTGGAGAAGAACCCTCCTTACCTGGTTCCCAGTGACCAG GAGCTGGACCTCTGCATCGGCTGCATGCAGTCCCCGGCCAACGTCAAACTGCTGAAGAACTGCGACGAGCCGGACGAGGGCATATGCCAGCTCTGTTTCTGCTACCCCATGTGGTGCCTGCTCTGCATGGGCAAATGGTTTGCCAGCCAACAGGACCAGCAGCACCCGGAGACCTGGCTCTCCAGCCACGTGCCTTGTCCCACCTGCCGGGCCAAATTCTGCATTTTGGACGTCTGCTTCTTGGAGTGA